One window of the Montipora foliosa isolate CH-2021 chromosome 4, ASM3666993v2, whole genome shotgun sequence genome contains the following:
- the LOC138000270 gene encoding nicotinamidase-like produces the protein MALDTVSHFFDAYRKGGKNGEQKLQSVRQNVSSSFKKSCLGKYSKYFEVPDDEFNNWLTALITGKKGMAPLTEDQKQEIKKQFSTCLKRIDESSLAALWEYWLRPALVPVSAFIVVDVQNDFITGSLALKSCPAGEDGEEVVPVIEDLFSRKLFNIVAYSLDWHPPNHCSFVDNVTLYPLHSSSPVTAEKAKLFDVVVYDKAPIIDQKLWPRHCEMNSWGSQLHKDLTPPSQNDITIRKGTNPTVDCYSAFWDNGDCSQSSLFVDLLKKGVTDLYICGLAFDVCVKHTAMDAVSQGFRTHVITDACRGVTPEGIAKTKEEFMKNGIVLLESKQVEDTIRDKKRK, from the exons ATGGCACTTGATACTGTCAGCCATTTCTTTGATGCATACAGAAAAGGTGGAAAGAACGGAGAGCAGAAACTGCAGTCAGTCAGGCAGAACGTGTCAAGTTCTTTCAAGAAGTCATGTTTAG GGAAATACTCAAAGTATTTTGAAGTTCCTGATGATGAATTCAACAACTGGCTGACCGCATTAATAACCGGGAAAAAAGGTATGGCACCCTTGACGGAGGatcaaaaacaagaaataaagaagcaATTCTCTACCTGCTTG AAAAGAATTGATGAGAGCTCCTTGGCAGCCCTATGGGAATATTGGTTACGACCA GCCCTGGTTCCTGTTTCAGCATTTATTGTTGTAGATGTTCAGAATGACTTCATCACTGGTTCACTGGCATTAAAAAGCTGCCCTGCAGGAGAAGATGGCGAAGAAGTTGTACCAGTAATAGAAGATCTGTTCTCCAGAAAACTGTTCAATATTGTTGCATACTCTTTGGACTGGCATCCTCCCAATCACTGCTCCTTTGTAGACAACGTCACATTGTACCCACTGCATTCCTCAAGTCCAGTTACAGCCGAGAAAGCAAAATTGTTTGATGTTGTGGTTTATGACAAAGCCCCTATCATTGATCAAAAATTGTGGCCACGACACTGTGAGATGAACAGCTGGGGATCTCAACTTCATAAAGATCTCACA CCTCCTTCACAAAATGATATTACTATCAGAAAAGGCACCAACCCAACTGTGGATTGCTATTCTGCATTTTGGGACAATGGCGACTGCTCACAGTCATCACTCTTTGTTGATCTTTTGAAGAAAGGTGTGACTGATTTGTATATTTGTGGCCTGGCCTTCGATGTGTGTGTCAAACACACAGCAATGGATGCAGTCAGCCAAGGATTTAGGACCCATGTTATTACAGATGCGTGCAGAGGGGTGACCCCTGAAGGAATAGCAAAGACAAAGGAAGAATTTATGAAGAATGGAATTGTGTTACTGGAATCAAAACAG GTAGAAGATACAATCCGTGACAAGAAGAGAAAATGA
- the LOC138000263 gene encoding uncharacterized protein isoform X2, producing MRIEPHNPHDPPAAEPPLGILLVMEEDSALEYIRSITRRMQRIEARLEEDVTQMCNLVTGLELPEAAYQNESTGNHLKDIYWSLKLHLSFHLGEEAAKEHPELKALGSRLQLTAKQLADLPDETFAHDPGSIFLKIVSDQEESPKAPIGSKDHADKVLKKAKKDFNKYLTSSKNLFKPKVLAKVSRKGIWRVGSSLAVSNFLRPIYLHNRIFAFKEKLLKAIILAGNDGVRDAQDSKWQATAYALNEARPPCDNCRDIFGRLEGFISNRSTFWGACAEYCPVDSLLPDDPVTLPEQEWIRSKEQSHKEQCTQLFRSYRDIANKCKKAYKRYEGPRRSQTDYNKICHLMHSCYENIQPTLDIFGFQPHCRL from the exons ATGCGGATCGAGCCGCACAATCCACATGATCCGCCCGCCGCGGAACCCCCACTTGGTATACTACTTGTCATGGAGGAAGATTCCGCGTTAGAATACATACGATCAATTACAAGGAGAATGCAACGCATAGAAGCAAGGCTGGAGGAAGATGTTACACAAATGTGTAACCTTGTCACGGGGCTCGAATTACCTGAGGCTGCATATCAGAACGAATCAACAGGAAATCACTTGAAAGATATTTACTGGAGCTTAAAACTTCATCTTTCCTTTCACCTTGGAGAAGAGGCTGCGAAAGAGCACCCAGAACTCAAGGCTTTGGGTTCACGGCTTCAACTCACAGCGAAGCAATTAGCCGATCTTCCGGATGAAACGTTTGCTCATGATCCTGGAAGCATATTCTTGAAAATC GTTAGTGATCAAGAGGAAAGCCCAAAGGCTCCCATAGGAAGCAAGGACCATGCGGACAAGGTgctcaaaaaagcaaaaaaagactTCAACAAATACCTTACCAGCTCAAAAAACCTGTTCAAGCCCAAAGTCCTGGCAAAAGTGTCACGTAAAGGCATATGGCGCGTAGGATCATCACTGGCAGTCAGTAATTTTTTAAGGCCTATTTACTTGCATAATAGGATTTTTGCTTTTAAAGAAAAGCTGTTGAAAGCAATAATATTAGCGGGTAACGATGGCGTAAGAGATGCACAGGATTCAAAGTGGCAAGCTACGGCGtatgccttgaacgaggcaaggCCACCTTGCGACAACTGCCGAGACATCTTCGGAAGATTGGAGGGTTTTATTTCCAATCGTTCCACATTCTGGGGCGCATGCGCCGAGTACTGCCCCGTGGACAGTCTTCTGCCTGATGATCCAGTCACCTTGCCGGAACAAGAATGGATACGCAGCAAAGAGCAGAGTCATAAAGAGCAATGTACACAACTTTTTCGTAGCTACAGAGATATTGCTAACAAATGCAAGAAAGCCTATAAGAGATATGAAGGACCCAGACGTTCACAAACTGATTACAACAAAATCTGCCATTTGATGCACTCCTGTTATGAAAATATCCAACCTACATTGGACATATTTGGTTTTCAACCACATTGCAGATTGTGA
- the LOC138000263 gene encoding uncharacterized protein isoform X3 yields the protein MASMVDSFANLSHAVSDQEESPKAPIGSKDHADKVLKKAKKDFNKYLTSSKNLFKPKVLAKVSRKGIWRVGSSLAVSNFLRPIYLHNRIFAFKEKLLKAIILAGNDGVRDAQDSKWQATAYALNEARPPCDNCRDIFGRLEGFISNRSTFWGACAEYCPVDSLLPDDPVTLPEQEWIRSKEQSHKEQCTQLFRSYRDIANKCKKAYKRYEGPRRSQTDYNKICHLMHSCYENIQPTLDIFGFQPHCRL from the coding sequence GTTAGTGATCAAGAGGAAAGCCCAAAGGCTCCCATAGGAAGCAAGGACCATGCGGACAAGGTgctcaaaaaagcaaaaaaagactTCAACAAATACCTTACCAGCTCAAAAAACCTGTTCAAGCCCAAAGTCCTGGCAAAAGTGTCACGTAAAGGCATATGGCGCGTAGGATCATCACTGGCAGTCAGTAATTTTTTAAGGCCTATTTACTTGCATAATAGGATTTTTGCTTTTAAAGAAAAGCTGTTGAAAGCAATAATATTAGCGGGTAACGATGGCGTAAGAGATGCACAGGATTCAAAGTGGCAAGCTACGGCGtatgccttgaacgaggcaaggCCACCTTGCGACAACTGCCGAGACATCTTCGGAAGATTGGAGGGTTTTATTTCCAATCGTTCCACATTCTGGGGCGCATGCGCCGAGTACTGCCCCGTGGACAGTCTTCTGCCTGATGATCCAGTCACCTTGCCGGAACAAGAATGGATACGCAGCAAAGAGCAGAGTCATAAAGAGCAATGTACACAACTTTTTCGTAGCTACAGAGATATTGCTAACAAATGCAAGAAAGCCTATAAGAGATATGAAGGACCCAGACGTTCACAAACTGATTACAACAAAATCTGCCATTTGATGCACTCCTGTTATGAAAATATCCAACCTACATTGGACATATTTGGTTTTCAACCACATTGCAGATTGTGA